A region from the Falco rusticolus isolate bFalRus1 chromosome 4, bFalRus1.pri, whole genome shotgun sequence genome encodes:
- the LOC119147788 gene encoding von Willebrand factor D and EGF domain-containing protein-like has protein sequence MARRDGGGLPRLLLCLALCGLLRGAQAGALPARGAPRPFGAAPPAACSPRCQHGGLCLGNGTCLCSKGYEGELCQHATCYPKCKNGGECLRPGKCRCPPGYGGRYCHKVSCEGGCQNGGECISVNGVVKCLCASGWTGSRCQEAICPQGCRNNGACVAPGICSCPAGWVGGACHLAVCKLPCQHGGKCIAPNVCRCRLPYSGVQCTKKRKE, from the exons ATGGCGCGGCGGGACGGCGGCGGGCTGCCCcgcctgctgctctgcctggcgCTGTGCGGGCTGCTGCGCGGCGCCCAGGCTggcgccctgcccgcccgcgGGGCGCCCCGGCCCTtcggcgcggccccgccggcggcctGCAGCCCGCGCTGCCAGCACGGCGGCCTCTGCCTCGGCAACGgcacctgcctctgctccaaGGGCTACGAGGGCGAGCTCTGCCAGCACG CAACATGTTATCCAAAATGCAAAAACGGTGGGGAGTGCCTCAGACCTGGGAAATGCAGATGTCCACCTGGCTATGGGGGTAGATACTGTCATAAAG TAAGCTGTGAAGGAGGCTGTCAAAATGGTGGGGAATGCATCTCTGTCAATGGAGTTGTGAAGTGCCTTTGTGCTTCTGGCTGGACGGGATCAAGATGCCAAGAAG CAATTTGTCCTCAAGGTTGCCGGAATAATGGAGCTTGTGTGGCTCCTGGGATTTGTAGCTGTCCAGCTGGATGGGTCGGTGGAGCATGTCACTTAG CTGTATGTAAACTACCTTGTCAACATGGAGGAAAATGCATAGCTCCAAACGTGTGCAGATGTCGACTGCCGTACTCTGGTGTACAGTgtacaaagaaaaggaaggaatga